In a single window of the Bacillus clarus genome:
- a CDS encoding sugar ABC transporter ATP-binding protein, translating into MMTFSLQNITHFYNTAIPVLQDVSIHIQKGEIHALLGMNGAGKSTLLKIATGEIKPVAGNIKIHNEPVSFASPRDAKKHGISFVTQEVDHGLISGLSVLENVLIDYLALQSKKLFSKSKLVALAKQYLQAVHIDLNVWEDVSNCSLHEKQLLLIARALSNNTNYLLLDEPTSSLGPKEVENFGKLLKQLTSQGIGIVLISHRLSEIRKFADSVTVLHGGTVALSGQIAKITDRQIVESMTGKQLALSTNTKAKQKTEEIFKVEGLQLHRNCSPLSLTIRKGETVVIYGFIGSGKTTLAETLFGAHHAYRAQIYDQHITIKTPRDAIKAKIALVPEERRKQGLFLTENIIEHTNLHQLGWKQKKAEIHCAETAIASFGISPNDPKATIHSLSGGNQQKVSIAKWSGFKPNLFLLDEPTKGVDIAAKQDIFQFIRNITEDGSSVVYFTGEQDEALHIADRILILVNGKFVGEYLPQELSPEQLLHLSEGSYSIESRS; encoded by the coding sequence ATGATGACATTCTCTCTTCAAAACATTACACATTTTTATAATACAGCTATCCCAGTACTACAAGATGTCTCTATACATATACAAAAAGGAGAAATTCACGCTTTACTCGGAATGAACGGTGCAGGGAAAAGTACTTTATTAAAAATAGCAACTGGGGAAATCAAGCCAGTTGCTGGAAACATAAAAATTCATAACGAGCCCGTTTCCTTTGCTTCACCAAGAGATGCAAAAAAACATGGTATTTCTTTCGTAACACAAGAAGTAGATCACGGACTTATTTCTGGATTATCAGTATTAGAAAATGTACTAATCGATTATTTAGCACTGCAGAGTAAGAAACTGTTTTCAAAATCAAAATTAGTAGCACTTGCTAAACAATATTTACAAGCTGTACATATTGATTTAAATGTTTGGGAAGATGTTTCAAACTGCTCTTTACATGAAAAACAATTACTTCTTATCGCAAGGGCATTATCTAATAATACAAATTATCTTTTATTAGATGAGCCAACTTCTTCTCTTGGGCCGAAAGAAGTCGAAAATTTTGGTAAGTTATTAAAACAATTAACATCACAAGGAATTGGAATTGTTTTAATTTCTCATCGTTTGTCCGAAATTAGAAAATTTGCTGATAGTGTGACCGTATTACACGGCGGTACAGTTGCACTATCTGGACAGATTGCAAAGATTACTGACCGGCAAATTGTTGAATCGATGACAGGAAAACAACTTGCACTTTCCACCAATACAAAAGCAAAACAAAAAACGGAAGAAATATTTAAAGTTGAGGGGCTTCAATTACACAGAAATTGCTCCCCACTTTCTCTTACTATACGAAAGGGAGAAACTGTTGTCATATACGGATTCATTGGGAGCGGAAAAACAACACTTGCTGAAACATTATTTGGTGCTCATCATGCTTATCGTGCCCAAATATACGATCAACATATAACTATTAAAACTCCACGAGATGCTATTAAAGCAAAAATTGCACTCGTGCCGGAAGAAAGACGAAAACAAGGCTTGTTCCTAACTGAAAATATTATTGAACATACAAATTTGCATCAACTAGGTTGGAAACAAAAAAAAGCAGAAATACATTGCGCTGAAACCGCGATTGCTTCTTTCGGCATTTCACCAAACGATCCAAAAGCTACCATTCATTCACTTAGTGGTGGGAATCAACAAAAAGTTTCTATTGCAAAATGGAGTGGCTTCAAACCTAATCTTTTTCTTTTAGATGAACCAACAAAAGGTGTAGATATAGCTGCAAAACAAGATATCTTTCAATTCATTCGAAACATTACAGAAGATGGAAGCTCTGTTGTTTATTTCACAGGAGAGCAGGACGAAGCATTACATATTGCTGATCGTATTCTCATACTAGTAAACGGCAAATTTGTAGGAGAATATCTTCCTCAAGAACTTTCTCCTGAACAACTTTTACATTTATCTGAAGGGAGCTATTCCATTGAATCTCGCTCATAA
- a CDS encoding sucrose-specific PTS transporter subunit IIBC produces MNMKQIATQVLQNIGGKENIVRATHCATRLRLVLKDETKINVAEIENIDGVKGAFATTEQYQIIFGTGLVNKVYDELSNLIGTAELNSTASNDIPTKKMNPIARLAKTLSNIFVPIIPAIVASGLLMGLLGMLKAFKLVPGDHSLIQLLDMFSSAAFIILPILIGVSAAKEFGGNIFLGAVIGGILTHPSLTNPWTLANAKPTVLHFLGMDISMIGYQGTVLPILLCVYVMSIIEKELRKRVPNSLDLLVTPFLTIIITGFLSLIIIGPIGYKIGDGITYLLNTIYQFAGPVAGLIFGGLYSTIVLTGLHHSFHAIEAGLLANKDIGVNFLLPIWSMANVAQGGATLAVYFKTKNKKTKEIAIPAAASAFLGITEPAIFGVNLKLGKPFIAAAIGGAIGGAYVVWMQVAANAYGLTGIPMLTIVAPLGMMNMIHYIIGFTIAVITAFVATFILYKESK; encoded by the coding sequence ATGAATATGAAACAAATTGCAACGCAAGTATTACAGAATATTGGCGGAAAGGAGAACATCGTTCGTGCTACACATTGCGCTACTCGCCTTCGTCTTGTACTAAAAGATGAGACAAAAATAAACGTGGCAGAAATCGAAAACATCGATGGAGTTAAAGGGGCTTTTGCAACGACTGAACAATACCAAATTATTTTTGGCACTGGCCTAGTAAACAAAGTGTATGATGAATTGTCAAATCTAATTGGAACAGCCGAACTTAATTCTACAGCATCAAACGATATTCCTACGAAAAAAATGAATCCCATTGCTCGCCTAGCAAAAACATTATCTAATATTTTCGTGCCCATTATTCCAGCTATCGTCGCAAGCGGTTTACTTATGGGCTTACTCGGAATGTTGAAAGCGTTTAAATTGGTTCCCGGAGATCATTCACTCATTCAATTACTTGATATGTTCTCAAGTGCAGCTTTCATTATTTTACCTATTTTAATCGGTGTTAGTGCAGCTAAGGAATTCGGAGGGAATATTTTCCTTGGCGCAGTTATTGGAGGTATATTAACACACCCAAGCTTAACGAATCCTTGGACTCTTGCAAACGCAAAACCAACTGTTTTACATTTCCTTGGTATGGATATTAGTATGATTGGCTATCAAGGTACAGTTTTACCTATTTTATTATGTGTATACGTGATGAGTATCATTGAAAAAGAACTTCGAAAACGTGTTCCGAATTCTTTAGATTTATTAGTCACACCATTCTTAACAATTATTATTACTGGCTTCTTATCACTTATTATTATCGGACCAATTGGATATAAAATCGGTGACGGTATTACATACCTTTTAAACACTATTTATCAATTTGCAGGACCAGTAGCTGGTCTTATATTCGGAGGATTATATTCAACAATCGTCCTTACTGGCTTACACCATAGCTTCCACGCAATTGAAGCTGGATTACTCGCAAATAAAGATATCGGGGTGAATTTCTTACTCCCTATTTGGTCAATGGCTAACGTTGCACAAGGCGGAGCTACTTTAGCCGTTTATTTCAAAACAAAAAATAAAAAGACGAAAGAAATCGCAATTCCAGCGGCAGCTTCAGCATTTTTAGGAATTACAGAACCAGCTATTTTTGGTGTCAATTTAAAACTTGGCAAGCCATTTATTGCAGCAGCTATTGGTGGAGCAATTGGAGGCGCTTATGTTGTTTGGATGCAAGTTGCAGCGAATGCATACGGTTTAACAGGTATTCCAATGCTTACAATTGTCGCACCGCTTGGCATGATGAATATGATTCACTATATAATCGGCTTTACTATTGCAGTTATTACTGCTTTTGTTGCCACATTCATTTTATATAAAGAAAGTAAATAA
- a CDS encoding sugar ABC transporter substrate-binding protein yields the protein MKKLCSILLVVLLFLLSACTNEQDVVSSQKQQTVKKETTTSQTHSQTEVPSQVKKPLKIALIMQMSIGTFSSQYIEGVKKQIEQFGGSVQVYNSDNDLAKMAANLDNAINSKVDGILIDHGRSEALKPGVEKALQANIPVVAFDNDLRLPGVTVIDQDDYSLAWKSLKTLAEDLNGQGNIAVVWVGGFAPMERRNVIIDAFYKRYPNIKEVARFGTASNNTPLDTQTQVEALLKKYPKKGDLQAIFASWDEFAKGAVKALEQAGRTDIKVYSIDLSNEDLQLMQKENSPWTATAATDPAEVGKVQVRFLYKKIAEEQTPDIYSLEPYLVKKNSLPTEHVTMDQLSKYISGWGNSKDAYSPWMNKLEKEKK from the coding sequence ATGAAGAAATTATGTTCTATCTTACTGGTTGTTCTCTTATTCCTATTATCGGCTTGTACAAATGAACAAGATGTGGTTTCTTCACAAAAGCAACAAACTGTGAAGAAAGAAACTACAACATCACAAACTCATTCACAAACAGAAGTTCCGAGCCAAGTAAAAAAACCATTAAAAATTGCGTTAATTATGCAAATGTCTATCGGAACGTTCTCCTCTCAATATATTGAGGGTGTAAAAAAACAAATCGAACAATTCGGTGGTAGCGTACAAGTCTACAATTCTGATAATGATTTAGCAAAAATGGCAGCAAATTTAGATAATGCAATTAATTCGAAAGTGGATGGTATTTTAATTGACCACGGCCGCTCTGAAGCACTAAAACCAGGCGTAGAAAAAGCATTACAAGCTAATATTCCGGTTGTCGCATTTGATAACGACTTACGCTTACCAGGCGTAACGGTTATTGATCAAGATGATTATAGTCTCGCATGGAAATCATTAAAAACATTAGCTGAAGATTTAAATGGACAAGGGAATATAGCAGTCGTATGGGTTGGTGGGTTTGCTCCAATGGAACGCCGCAATGTCATCATTGATGCTTTTTATAAACGTTATCCAAATATAAAAGAAGTTGCTCGTTTCGGTACTGCTAGTAACAACACCCCACTAGATACACAAACACAAGTCGAGGCATTACTGAAAAAATATCCGAAAAAAGGTGATTTACAAGCTATTTTTGCTTCTTGGGATGAGTTTGCCAAGGGTGCTGTAAAAGCACTCGAACAAGCTGGTCGCACTGATATAAAAGTATACAGTATTGATTTAAGTAATGAAGATTTACAATTAATGCAAAAGGAAAATTCACCTTGGACTGCAACGGCTGCAACGGATCCAGCTGAAGTAGGTAAAGTACAAGTGCGCTTCTTATATAAAAAAATTGCTGAGGAACAAACACCAGATATTTATTCGCTAGAACCTTACCTTGTAAAGAAAAATAGTTTACCTACAGAACATGTAACGATGGATCAATTATCAAAATACATAAGTGGCTGGGGAAATTCGAAAGATGCTTACTCACCTTGGATGAATAAATTAGAGAAGGAGAAAAAATGA
- a CDS encoding ABC transporter permease, whose product MNLAHKTKIKKTFLPTHLFYQFSTVAIIIGVTIFFSIVNDSFFTYNNISDILRSVSIVTLLAIGVTFTLIVDGFDLSVGSTASLATIAAAACLVLYRQELWITLLIPILCGLLVGLINALLIIRIKLPDLLATLSVMYIVNGLHLTFSKGSSIYEGMSDASGTAPGHFIPSFLFIGQGSIAGIPVPVIIMLIVVLISYLFLEKTTYGRFFYMTGGNREAARLAGIPTNRYRVYAYMISGLLASIGGIVLSSRVGTGQVSAGAPLLMDAVAAAYIGYAMFGAKKPNVIGTFLGSILIGIILNGLTMMNVPYYAQDIIKGSILIAALAFSFTKKKMNRK is encoded by the coding sequence TTGAATCTCGCTCATAAAACTAAAATTAAAAAAACGTTTTTACCTACCCATCTTTTTTATCAATTTAGTACAGTTGCTATTATTATAGGAGTTACCATTTTTTTCTCTATTGTAAATGATTCTTTTTTTACCTATAACAATATTAGTGATATTTTACGTTCCGTTTCTATTGTGACATTACTGGCAATCGGTGTTACCTTCACATTAATCGTTGATGGATTTGATTTATCAGTCGGTTCTACTGCTAGCCTAGCAACAATTGCAGCTGCAGCCTGTCTCGTTTTATACCGTCAAGAATTATGGATTACACTCCTTATCCCTATTCTTTGTGGTCTATTGGTCGGATTAATAAATGCTCTATTAATTATTCGAATTAAGCTACCTGATCTATTAGCTACATTAAGTGTCATGTATATTGTGAATGGATTACACTTAACATTTTCAAAAGGATCTTCTATTTATGAAGGAATGTCTGACGCAAGCGGAACCGCCCCAGGACATTTTATTCCATCCTTTCTGTTTATCGGGCAAGGCTCTATCGCTGGTATTCCAGTTCCTGTTATTATTATGCTTATCGTCGTTCTCATTTCATACTTATTTTTAGAAAAAACAACATACGGTCGTTTCTTTTATATGACAGGTGGAAACCGAGAGGCTGCTAGATTAGCAGGTATCCCTACAAATCGTTATCGTGTATATGCTTATATGATTAGCGGTTTACTTGCCTCTATTGGTGGGATTGTCCTAAGCAGCCGAGTGGGAACTGGGCAAGTTTCAGCAGGTGCACCATTATTAATGGATGCCGTTGCTGCTGCCTATATTGGTTATGCAATGTTTGGCGCAAAAAAACCGAATGTAATCGGAACATTCCTTGGTTCTATACTAATTGGAATCATATTAAATGGCTTAACAATGATGAACGTCCCTTATTATGCACAAGATATTATAAAGGGTAGTATTTTAATTGCTGCTTTAGCCTTTTCATTTACAAAAAAGAAAATGAATCGTAAATAA
- a CDS encoding NCS2 family permease, producing the protein MFNLSKHKTSIKTEIMAGIITFLTMAYIIVVNPVILGDAGVPFEQAFTATIIAAVVGTLFMAIFTNLPIAIAPGMGLNAYFSYSVVKAHEGMTFAIAFSAVFVAGMILILLSFTSFRTKLMEVIPENLKHALTAGIGLFIAFIGLRLTGIVTKHDSNLVGLGDLHSPPVLLALAGLGITLVLMSLNINGALFIGMLLTGIIAYFTGQLTFSNGVTSMPGLPEGIIVSNPITAVSDVINYGLYGVVFSFFLVTLFDTTGTLLGVAQQGGFMKDGKLPKSGRALLADSFSATIGSMFGTTPSTAYIESSAGVAAGGRTGLTTITVAVLFAVAAFFGPLVSAVSGVSAITAPSLIIVGSLMMGSVRYIDWDTFDEAFPAFLVILSMPLTSSISTGIALGFISYPLMKMAKGQFRAVHPLVYLFGILFAYQLVFLPH; encoded by the coding sequence ATGTTTAACCTTTCAAAACATAAAACTTCTATCAAAACTGAAATTATGGCAGGTATTATTACCTTTTTAACAATGGCATATATCATTGTCGTAAATCCTGTTATTCTTGGAGATGCAGGCGTTCCGTTTGAACAAGCATTTACAGCGACAATTATTGCAGCTGTTGTCGGAACATTATTTATGGCAATCTTTACAAACTTACCAATCGCAATTGCTCCAGGTATGGGATTAAATGCTTACTTCTCTTACTCTGTTGTAAAAGCACATGAAGGCATGACTTTCGCAATTGCATTCTCTGCTGTATTCGTAGCAGGGATGATTTTAATTTTGCTATCATTTACATCATTCCGTACAAAATTAATGGAAGTAATTCCTGAGAATTTAAAACATGCACTTACTGCTGGTATTGGCTTATTTATCGCTTTTATCGGTTTACGCTTAACAGGTATTGTAACAAAACATGATTCTAACTTAGTTGGACTTGGTGATCTTCATTCACCTCCTGTGTTACTCGCATTAGCTGGCCTTGGAATTACACTTGTCCTTATGTCTTTAAATATAAATGGAGCATTATTCATTGGAATGTTGCTAACTGGTATTATCGCTTATTTCACAGGACAATTAACATTCTCAAACGGCGTTACATCAATGCCTGGATTACCTGAAGGAATTATCGTTTCAAATCCAATTACTGCTGTTTCTGATGTTATTAATTACGGATTATACGGCGTTGTATTCTCCTTCTTCCTTGTTACATTATTCGATACAACAGGTACACTACTTGGTGTAGCTCAGCAAGGCGGATTTATGAAAGATGGAAAGCTTCCAAAATCAGGACGAGCACTTCTAGCTGATTCTTTCTCTGCAACTATTGGATCTATGTTCGGAACAACACCATCAACAGCTTATATCGAATCATCTGCCGGTGTTGCAGCTGGTGGTCGCACTGGTTTAACAACAATTACAGTAGCTGTACTATTTGCAGTAGCAGCATTCTTCGGACCTTTAGTGAGCGCTGTTTCTGGCGTTTCAGCTATTACAGCACCATCATTAATTATCGTTGGTAGCCTTATGATGGGTTCAGTTCGATATATCGATTGGGATACGTTCGATGAAGCATTCCCAGCATTTTTAGTAATCTTGAGCATGCCACTTACATCAAGTATCTCAACAGGTATTGCGCTTGGATTCATTTCATACCCACTTATGAAAATGGCAAAAGGACAATTCCGCGCTGTTCACCCACTTGTGTATCTATTTGGAATTTTGTTCGCTTATCAATTAGTTTTCTTACCGCATTAA
- a CDS encoding SDR family oxidoreductase — protein MTGQQKFLTMPAQHQNKQPGIESLMDPLPKFEDPNYKGSEKLKGKNVLITGGDSGIGRAVSIAFAKEGANVAIAFLDEVEDANETKKLVEKEGGKCILLPGDLSSEQHCKNVVEETVSELGGLNVLVNNVAQQYPQQGLEYITAEQLEKTFRINIFSYFHVTKAALIHLKQGDVIINTASIVAYEGNETLIDYSATKGAIVAFTRSLSQSLVQKGIRVNGVAPGPIWTPLIPSSFDKKKVSEFGSNVPMKRPGQPYELAPAYVYLASSDSTYVTGQMIHVNGGVIVNG, from the coding sequence ATGACAGGGCAACAAAAGTTTTTAACAATGCCAGCACAACATCAAAATAAACAACCTGGGATTGAATCGTTAATGGATCCTCTTCCGAAGTTTGAAGATCCGAATTATAAAGGAAGCGAAAAGCTAAAAGGAAAGAATGTATTAATTACAGGAGGAGATAGCGGGATTGGACGAGCTGTATCGATCGCTTTCGCAAAAGAAGGAGCGAACGTGGCAATTGCTTTTTTAGATGAAGTAGAAGATGCAAATGAAACGAAGAAGCTTGTTGAAAAGGAAGGGGGGAAATGCATACTGCTTCCTGGTGATTTAAGCAGTGAACAGCATTGTAAAAATGTTGTAGAGGAAACAGTTTCCGAGCTAGGAGGTTTAAATGTTCTTGTAAATAATGTCGCACAGCAATATCCGCAGCAAGGTTTAGAATATATTACAGCGGAGCAACTTGAAAAAACGTTTCGAATTAATATTTTTTCTTACTTTCACGTTACAAAAGCGGCGCTTATCCATTTAAAGCAAGGAGATGTCATTATAAATACAGCTTCTATTGTTGCATATGAAGGAAATGAAACACTTATTGATTATTCCGCAACAAAAGGGGCTATTGTTGCTTTTACACGATCGCTTTCGCAATCGCTAGTACAAAAAGGGATTCGAGTAAATGGTGTTGCACCAGGTCCAATTTGGACACCGCTTATTCCGTCAAGCTTCGATAAGAAAAAGGTTTCTGAATTTGGTAGTAATGTTCCGATGAAAAGGCCAGGGCAGCCGTACGAGTTAGCACCTGCGTACGTATACTTAGCGTCTAGCGACTCGACATATGTGACGGGACAAATGATACATGTAAATGGTGGAGTAATTGTGAATGGATAG
- a CDS encoding L,D-transpeptidase: MKKVWIMVILFFCLPISAFAETDHLILVNLTTNQLSFFEDGNYTRTFSITTGRASTPTPEGTFCIINKYKNKEYHRKKIPGGAPNNPLGTRWLGLNEKEYAIHGTNREATIGRRESNGCIRMHDRDIQWLYDRVDVQTKVIISRFYTYPEYEANKLGYRVVSWNGRKVEREQIGVLTLVDQLNIYWQEPNGQLTKVKTVLPNERYVVYSKRKDGTYYIGNNLYIIDETGEKIRYEQLPYSILNNIYKREYNVP, from the coding sequence ATGAAAAAAGTATGGATAATGGTAATACTATTTTTCTGTCTACCAATTAGTGCTTTTGCTGAAACAGATCATTTAATATTAGTGAACCTTACGACAAATCAGTTGTCTTTTTTTGAGGATGGAAATTATACGAGAACATTTTCGATAACGACAGGGAGAGCAAGTACACCAACACCTGAAGGTACATTTTGTATTATTAATAAGTATAAAAATAAAGAATATCACCGTAAAAAAATACCTGGTGGTGCCCCTAACAATCCACTCGGAACACGTTGGCTTGGCCTTAATGAAAAAGAATACGCCATTCATGGGACAAATCGTGAAGCAACGATTGGGAGAAGGGAATCGAATGGTTGCATTCGAATGCATGACCGCGATATACAATGGTTGTATGACAGAGTAGATGTGCAGACGAAAGTAATTATTTCGCGTTTTTATACGTATCCAGAATATGAGGCTAATAAGCTTGGGTATCGTGTTGTAAGCTGGAATGGTCGTAAAGTAGAGCGAGAACAAATTGGGGTACTTACGCTAGTAGATCAGTTAAATATATATTGGCAAGAGCCAAATGGACAATTGACGAAGGTGAAAACAGTATTACCGAATGAAAGATACGTGGTGTATTCTAAACGAAAAGATGGAACCTACTATATAGGAAATAATTTGTATATTATAGATGAAACTGGAGAAAAAATTCGTTATGAGCAATTACCGTATTCAATTTTAAATAATATATATAAAAGGGAATATAATGTTCCGTAA
- a CDS encoding carbohydrate kinase family protein, with protein MRNVFCIGELLIDFVCRNSNVSLVDGSDFEKKAGGAPANVAAAITKLGGHATFMGQVGNDPFGDFLEQTLQHAHVDTSMLIKDKQTTLAFVSIDQDGERDFIFMRGADGEYHFNSIDLSKIKTNDLIHFGSATALLSSPLKDTYFQLMQYARDNGHFISFDPNYRSALITDTEQFAQDCLAFIKHAHFVKVSQEEAIMLSKESDLQQSALKLLNYGAKVVAITLGKDGTLLATKEGQTIIPSISIKQVDTTGAGDAFVGAMLYQIAKSEQTLSHNFKDLTEFISFANKVGAITCTNYGAIASLPSLTDIKAYD; from the coding sequence ATGAGAAATGTTTTTTGTATAGGTGAATTATTAATTGATTTTGTTTGCCGAAATTCCAATGTTTCTTTAGTAGACGGTTCAGATTTTGAAAAAAAAGCTGGTGGAGCTCCCGCTAACGTTGCTGCTGCTATTACAAAATTAGGCGGACACGCTACATTTATGGGGCAAGTAGGAAATGATCCATTTGGTGATTTTCTAGAACAAACTTTGCAACATGCTCATGTTGACACTTCAATGCTCATAAAAGATAAACAAACAACACTTGCATTCGTATCGATCGATCAAGATGGCGAACGTGATTTTATTTTTATGCGTGGTGCGGATGGTGAATATCACTTTAATAGCATCGATTTATCAAAAATCAAGACGAATGATTTAATACATTTCGGTTCAGCAACAGCTTTACTATCAAGTCCGTTAAAGGACACATATTTCCAACTAATGCAATACGCAAGAGACAATGGCCATTTTATTTCTTTTGATCCGAATTATCGAAGTGCGCTCATTACAGATACAGAACAATTTGCTCAAGATTGTTTAGCCTTTATAAAACATGCACATTTCGTAAAAGTAAGTCAAGAAGAAGCAATCATGCTTTCTAAAGAGAGTGATTTACAACAATCTGCACTCAAGTTATTAAATTATGGTGCTAAAGTAGTAGCTATTACACTCGGAAAAGACGGTACCCTTCTCGCAACAAAAGAAGGTCAAACTATTATCCCTTCTATTTCCATTAAACAAGTAGATACAACCGGTGCTGGCGATGCTTTCGTCGGAGCGATGTTATATCAAATTGCAAAAAGCGAACAAACTCTTTCTCATAATTTCAAAGATTTGACAGAGTTTATCTCATTTGCAAATAAAGTAGGCGCTATAACCTGTACAAATTACGGAGCAATTGCCTCTCTTCCATCATTAACAGATATAAAAGCATACGATTAA
- a CDS encoding glycoside hydrolase family 32 protein, with product MAKYKTILQSNKDELHSLYEIANQDSWKPTYHIHPPFGLMNDPNGVSYYNDEYHVFYQWYPFGPIHGMKHWGHVKSKDLINWERMPVAIIPTESYESHGAYSGSAIIKDELLHLLYTGNIKKSDDSRDAKQCMVTMDSQYTMTKYSNNPVIDIIPDGYTKHVRDPKVWKHHDTYYMLLGAQRENKTGTLLLYKSQDLYNWKFQGEVKTNLKEFGFMWECPDYFQLSGKDVLLFSPQGIEKDEENFQNVYNVVYAVGNFDIKNLYFHIDSYYEIDKGFDFYAPQTLEDSTGRRLLFAWAGSSEITYPSDDYMWAHCLTLPREITLEDDILKQKPALELRKLRTAKKEISGDITTGLHILATLDHEDSYELIITLKTADASNFGLSLFHNEEESFPITFNRKKGNVSIDRSNFHHQFGGEYGYKRYKKIDIQDTIELRIFVDKSIAEIFLYDGSTVFTSRVFPRKDMKHHIAIFSDAKLNFTITQYKLKRGIV from the coding sequence ATGGCGAAATATAAAACAATACTGCAATCCAATAAAGACGAATTACATTCTTTATATGAAATTGCAAATCAAGATTCATGGAAACCAACTTATCATATCCATCCACCATTTGGATTAATGAATGATCCTAACGGTGTATCATACTACAATGATGAATATCACGTTTTTTATCAGTGGTATCCATTTGGCCCGATTCACGGAATGAAGCATTGGGGACATGTGAAATCAAAAGATCTTATTAACTGGGAGCGAATGCCTGTAGCCATCATCCCTACTGAAAGCTATGAATCACACGGCGCATATTCTGGTAGTGCTATTATAAAAGATGAACTTCTTCATTTATTGTATACAGGTAATATAAAAAAATCTGATGATTCCCGTGACGCGAAACAATGTATGGTGACAATGGATTCTCAATATACGATGACGAAATATAGTAATAATCCTGTTATTGATATAATTCCTGATGGATATACGAAACATGTACGCGATCCAAAAGTATGGAAACATCACGATACGTACTATATGTTACTTGGTGCACAACGTGAAAATAAAACGGGAACCCTATTACTATACAAGTCACAGGACCTATATAATTGGAAATTCCAAGGTGAAGTTAAAACCAATTTAAAAGAATTCGGATTTATGTGGGAATGCCCCGATTACTTCCAATTATCAGGGAAAGATGTACTACTCTTTTCACCTCAAGGAATTGAAAAAGACGAGGAAAATTTTCAAAATGTATACAATGTCGTTTACGCAGTGGGAAATTTCGATATTAAAAATTTATATTTCCATATTGATTCATATTATGAAATCGATAAAGGATTTGACTTTTATGCTCCTCAAACTTTAGAAGACTCTACTGGTCGCCGCCTATTGTTTGCTTGGGCAGGATCAAGTGAAATCACATACCCTTCTGATGATTATATGTGGGCTCATTGTTTAACACTTCCACGAGAAATAACATTAGAAGATGACATACTAAAACAAAAACCAGCTTTAGAGCTAAGAAAACTACGAACAGCAAAAAAAGAAATTTCAGGCGATATAACAACTGGGCTACACATATTAGCAACCCTAGATCATGAAGACTCATACGAATTAATTATTACTCTTAAGACAGCTGATGCAAGCAACTTTGGTCTTTCTCTCTTCCATAATGAAGAGGAATCTTTCCCCATTACTTTTAACCGTAAAAAAGGAAACGTTTCTATAGACAGAAGCAACTTCCATCATCAATTTGGCGGAGAATATGGGTATAAACGCTATAAAAAAATCGATATTCAAGATACGATAGAACTACGAATATTTGTAGATAAAAGCATCGCGGAAATTTTCTTATACGATGGCTCAACAGTCTTTACGTCCAGAGTCTTTCCGCGAAAAGACATGAAACATCATATCGCAATCTTTTCAGATGCAAAACTAAACTTTACAATTACACAATATAAACTGAAAAGAGGGATTGTATGA